A single genomic interval of Helianthus annuus cultivar XRQ/B chromosome 6, HanXRQr2.0-SUNRISE, whole genome shotgun sequence harbors:
- the LOC110865329 gene encoding phospholipase D Z isoform X2 translates to MPHLSLVPGVLATGDVFRWLAGNSSHKLDIMAQYWQLIARPDDPRSGDYGYSKESMQKFGSGDGSSVYKSIEDAADRNVNIRLLQHSGVYPDYTEEPSNLASGRPNVKNVTLLISDWFESGVLHAKVWISDSRDVYIGSANNDWKSLTQVKELGIYLVDCPAIATKVETFYNNLWKLGFLNHSTYTTKIWDEQWQIRRTVPCWSHFIPSKGRCSSPLPHYVEVPHTIGYPMLTDPSTFHIPIQTPGFNYSNSQPLLSYLSFAPPEISFGKYQTDEQAWVDTIKSVSDGETVRISTMDWLGQSEYATQTVYWSALSTAISEVVFSKHAKVKILVAYWAHFISNTDQYLKSLLYANNLCSSSPYNNCSGKIEIKYYMVPGFNSTGPAISNGSSTGYKYPGYTRVNHGKYAVSDKRAHIGTSNLMWDYFYATVGVSFGTYNPAIVLQLQQIFDADWDSPYAVPVQPLQDGHAFSS, encoded by the exons ATGCCCCATCTCTCTCTCGTTCCCGGTGTTCTCGCCACTG GGGATGTGTTTAGATGGTTAGCTGGAAATTCTTCACATAAACTGGATATAATGGCTCAGTACTGGCAGTTAATAGCTCGTCCCGATGACCCTCGGTCCGGAGATTACGGATACTCGAAAGAGAGTATGCAGAAATTTGGTTCTGGTGATGGGTCCAGTGTGTATAAATCTATTGAAGACGCCGCTGATCGGAATGTTAATATTCG GCTTTTGCAGCATTCGGGAGTGTACCCTGATTATACCGAAGAACCCTCTAACCTTGCTTCGGGGAGGCCCAATGTAAAGAATGTAACGTTGTTGATTAGTGATTGGTTTGAGTCAGGGGTGCTACATGCTAAAGTTTGGATTTCAGATTCTCGAGATGTTTATATTGGGTCGGCTAATAATGACTGGAAATCTCTTACTCAG gtgaaggaaTTGGGAATCTATCTTGTTGATTGTCCAGCTATAGCAACAAAAGTTGAGACGTTCTATAATAACTTATGGAAACTTGGTTTTTTAAATCATTCGACGTACACAACAAAGATATGGGATGAGCAATGGCAGATCCGTAGAACAGTACCTTGTTGGTCACATTTTATACCATCTAAAGGAAGGTGCAG CTCCCCTCTTCCTCATTATGTAGAGGTTCCTCACACAATTGGCTATCCAATGCTAACGGATCCTTCAACTTTTCATATACCAATTCAGACGCCTGGATTCAACTATTCGAATTCACAGCCTTTGTTAAGCTATTTATCCTTTGCTCCACCAGAG ATCTCGTTTGGGAAGTACCAAACAGACGAACAAGCTTGGGTTGACACTATTAAATCTGTAAGCGATGGGGAAACTGTGAGAATCAGTACCATGGATTGGCTTGGTCAATCGGAATACGCAACACAAACGGTTTACTGGTCAGCTTTATCCACAGCAATTTCAGAG GTTGTTTTCTCGAAGCATGCAAAAGTGAAGATACTTGTAGCGTACTGGGCGCATTTTATCAGCAACACAGATCAATATTTGAAGTCACTTCTATACGCTAATAATTTATGCTCTTCGTCACCATACAACAATTGTTCTGGGAAGATTGAGATCAAATACTATATGGTTCCAGGTTTTAATTCGACTGGGCCTGCCATTAGTAATGGGTCGAGTACAGGATATAAATATCCTGGTTACACTCGAGTGAACCATGGAAAATACGCAGTTAGTGACAAGCGAGCACATATTGGGACCAGTAATTTGATGTGGGATTACTTTTACGCAACGGTTGGTGTGAGTTTTGGGACGTATAATCCAGCAATTGTGTTGCAGCTTCAGCAGATATTTGATGCTGACTGGGATTCTCCTTATGCTGTTCCGGTTCAACCATTGCAGGATGGACATGCGTTTTCAAGCTGA
- the LOC110865329 gene encoding phospholipase D Z isoform X1, translated as MKHTLVILISLIFFNPFLLLSAGANSDHEQCKSWLVQSIPTDMPHLSLVPGVLATGDVFRWLAGNSSHKLDIMAQYWQLIARPDDPRSGDYGYSKESMQKFGSGDGSSVYKSIEDAADRNVNIRLLQHSGVYPDYTEEPSNLASGRPNVKNVTLLISDWFESGVLHAKVWISDSRDVYIGSANNDWKSLTQVKELGIYLVDCPAIATKVETFYNNLWKLGFLNHSTYTTKIWDEQWQIRRTVPCWSHFIPSKGRCSSPLPHYVEVPHTIGYPMLTDPSTFHIPIQTPGFNYSNSQPLLSYLSFAPPEISFGKYQTDEQAWVDTIKSVSDGETVRISTMDWLGQSEYATQTVYWSALSTAISEVVFSKHAKVKILVAYWAHFISNTDQYLKSLLYANNLCSSSPYNNCSGKIEIKYYMVPGFNSTGPAISNGSSTGYKYPGYTRVNHGKYAVSDKRAHIGTSNLMWDYFYATVGVSFGTYNPAIVLQLQQIFDADWDSPYAVPVQPLQDGHAFSS; from the exons ATGAAACATACACTTGTGATTTTAATTTCATTGATTTTCTTCAACCCATTTCTGTTATTATCAGCAGGTGCAAACTCCGATCATGAACAGTGCAAGTCATGGCTCGTCCAGTCCATTCCTACCGACATGCCCCATCTCTCTCTCGTTCCCGGTGTTCTCGCCACTG GGGATGTGTTTAGATGGTTAGCTGGAAATTCTTCACATAAACTGGATATAATGGCTCAGTACTGGCAGTTAATAGCTCGTCCCGATGACCCTCGGTCCGGAGATTACGGATACTCGAAAGAGAGTATGCAGAAATTTGGTTCTGGTGATGGGTCCAGTGTGTATAAATCTATTGAAGACGCCGCTGATCGGAATGTTAATATTCG GCTTTTGCAGCATTCGGGAGTGTACCCTGATTATACCGAAGAACCCTCTAACCTTGCTTCGGGGAGGCCCAATGTAAAGAATGTAACGTTGTTGATTAGTGATTGGTTTGAGTCAGGGGTGCTACATGCTAAAGTTTGGATTTCAGATTCTCGAGATGTTTATATTGGGTCGGCTAATAATGACTGGAAATCTCTTACTCAG gtgaaggaaTTGGGAATCTATCTTGTTGATTGTCCAGCTATAGCAACAAAAGTTGAGACGTTCTATAATAACTTATGGAAACTTGGTTTTTTAAATCATTCGACGTACACAACAAAGATATGGGATGAGCAATGGCAGATCCGTAGAACAGTACCTTGTTGGTCACATTTTATACCATCTAAAGGAAGGTGCAG CTCCCCTCTTCCTCATTATGTAGAGGTTCCTCACACAATTGGCTATCCAATGCTAACGGATCCTTCAACTTTTCATATACCAATTCAGACGCCTGGATTCAACTATTCGAATTCACAGCCTTTGTTAAGCTATTTATCCTTTGCTCCACCAGAG ATCTCGTTTGGGAAGTACCAAACAGACGAACAAGCTTGGGTTGACACTATTAAATCTGTAAGCGATGGGGAAACTGTGAGAATCAGTACCATGGATTGGCTTGGTCAATCGGAATACGCAACACAAACGGTTTACTGGTCAGCTTTATCCACAGCAATTTCAGAG GTTGTTTTCTCGAAGCATGCAAAAGTGAAGATACTTGTAGCGTACTGGGCGCATTTTATCAGCAACACAGATCAATATTTGAAGTCACTTCTATACGCTAATAATTTATGCTCTTCGTCACCATACAACAATTGTTCTGGGAAGATTGAGATCAAATACTATATGGTTCCAGGTTTTAATTCGACTGGGCCTGCCATTAGTAATGGGTCGAGTACAGGATATAAATATCCTGGTTACACTCGAGTGAACCATGGAAAATACGCAGTTAGTGACAAGCGAGCACATATTGGGACCAGTAATTTGATGTGGGATTACTTTTACGCAACGGTTGGTGTGAGTTTTGGGACGTATAATCCAGCAATTGTGTTGCAGCTTCAGCAGATATTTGATGCTGACTGGGATTCTCCTTATGCTGTTCCGGTTCAACCATTGCAGGATGGACATGCGTTTTCAAGCTGA
- the LOC110944670 gene encoding UPF0481 protein At3g47200: protein MERLSETKISSNNKTQVTVQSLLDHVNKDNVNRTPPSIYIVPSTIRDLRPSCFCPRVVSIGPLHREDINLREFEERKASYLTSLVSRTNSPREETLQSCVEKAYASMDKIKACYIWTKNYDDDEIAKMMVMDACFILGFILQVQEKKNWVTQVVIYDLVLLENQIPFFFLELMFRCTISKFIPHVSLVEFLQPVLDHLNFFVGDIDFQNISTDTIPHILSLLHECYMPRVDNISSGTLSSTIRSAVDLDRAGVHFRPNENPKWLMEMEVNIHRYPFFFWSWSKTTLKLPVLKMHHFSELVLRNLIAYEQFRRTSKYITSYVVAMDMLVNTQEDVAMLIDSEVLVNYMSSNEEAANMINNISKEVACQDFFYGEQWNTLNKYCNSYWPKHLARMRRTYFSSPWNMIALVAGIILFALTVVQTIFTIKPIGSNN, encoded by the coding sequence ATGGAGAGATTATCCGAAACAAAAATATCTTCAAACAACAAGACTCAAGTGACCGTCCAAAGTCTTCTTGATCATGTAAATAAAGACAACGTCAACCGAACTCCACCTTCGATTTACATAGTACCTAGTACAATACGAGATCTGAGACCAAGTTGTTTCTGCCCTCGGGTGGTGTCTATTGGACCTCTACACAGAGAAGATATAAATTTGAGAGAATTTGAAGAGCGGAAAGCAAGTTATCTGACTAGTCTAGTGAGTCGTACCAATTCTCCACGAGAGGAAACATTGCAGTCATGTGTGGAGAAGGCGTACGCTTCGATGGATAAAATCAAGGCATGTTATATATGGACGAAgaattatgatgatgatgaaattgcCAAAATGATGGTTATGGATGCTTGTTTTATACTTGGATTCATTCTCCAGGTTCAAGAGAAAAAAAACTGGGTAACCCAAGTTGTAATTTATGACTTGGTGTTGCTTGAAAATCAGATTCCTTTCTTTTTTCTAGAGTTAATGTTTCGGTGCACCATATCGAAATTTATACCGCATGTCTCCCTTGTTGAATTTCTCCAACCAGTTCTAGATCACCTCAATTTCTTTGTAGGAGATATAGATTTCCAAAACATTTCCACTGATACCATTCCACATATTCTTAGCCTTCTACACGAATGTTACATGCCTCGAGTTGATAACATTTCAAGTGGTACTTTAAGCTCAACAATTCGTTCTGCTGTTGATTTAGATAGAGCAGGGGTACATTTCAGACCTAACGAAAACCCAAAATGGCTAATGGAGATGGAAGTGAATATACATAGGTACCCATTTTTTTTCTGGTCTTGGAGTAAGACCACTCTTAAATTGCCAGTATTGAAGATGCATCATTTCTCCGAGTTGGTTCTAAGGAATCTCATTGCATACGAGCAGTTTCGCCGAACTAGTAAGTATATTACATCATATGTTGTTGCCATGGATATGCTAGTGAACACTCAAGAGGATGTTGCCATGTTAATAGACTCAGAAGTCCTTGTCAACTATATGAGTTCAAATGAAGAAGCTGCTAATATGATCAACAACATAAGCAAAGAAGTTGCATGCCAAGATTTCTTTTACGGTGAACAGTGGAATACATTGAATAAGTATTGCAATAGTTACTGGCCAAAACATCTAGCCAGGATGAGGAGAACTTACTTTAGTAGTCCATGGAATATGATTGCTTTAGTTGCAGGAATCATCCTATTTGCTCTAACCGTGGTTCAGACCATCTTTACTATTAAACCTATCGGAAGCAACAACTAG